A single Lactuca sativa cultivar Salinas chromosome 8, Lsat_Salinas_v11, whole genome shotgun sequence DNA region contains:
- the LOC111884050 gene encoding uncharacterized protein LOC111884050: MYKIMIVLSMVVCCSTRDELDAVCSSISNISYISVTPLYSDLTKAECALILDKFRYATIKLNQNLAAIQSVDEKEEQKSHMIVATNACLLASRESSISCSVVINYELPTKKVLLENYTRRMTTYLATNGIVINMVVVGEVVTLKSKGFCASRWHCSLANYVILVEQIKQFMNIPSELPAIVEDNRPPSSWPFKGRIQFQDLKGCILLLVTMSSSEDTQAANNAQKLLDSLFSFDQNVIQMAKANYFTHFLHRLSSEVKMSMVTTVAEMEFTDQNKSSLFDKGALGHS, encoded by the exons atgtataaaataatgATAGTATTATCAATGGTGGTTTGTTGCAGCACACGTGATGAGCTTGATGCCGTTTGTTCTTCCATCTCCAACATCTCTTACATCTCTGTTACACCTCTG TACAGTGACCTTACTAAAGCTGAATGTGCATTGATTCTAGATAAATTTCGTTATGCAACAATAAAATTGAATCAAAATTTAGCAGCCATTCAATCTGTAGatgaaaaggaagaacaaaaatCTCATATGATAGTTGCAACTAATGCTTGTCTTCTTGCTTCAAGAGAATCATCCATCAGCTGTAGTGTTGTTATAAACTATGAACTCCCAACAAAAAAGGTACTCTTAGAAAATTATAC GAGGCGAATGACAACTTATTTGGCTACAA ATGGGATTGTGATTAACATGGTTGTTGTGGGAGAAGTGGTGACTCTTAAAAGCAAAGGGTTTTGTGCCTCCAG ATGGCATTGTAGCTTAGCCAATTATGTGATTTTAGTAGAACAGATCAAACAGTTCATGAACATTCCATCAGAGCTACCAGCAATTGTGGAGGACAACAGACCACCCTCATCTTGGCCTTTTAAGGGACGGATACAGTTCCAGGATCTAAAG GGATGCATTCTACTTTTGGTCACCATGTCCAGCAGTGAAGACACTCAAGCTGCCAATAATGCACAGAAGCTTTTGGATTCTCTTTTTTCCTTTGATCAAAATGTCATCCAAATGGCAAAAGCTAATTACTTTACACATTTCCTTCATCGACTATCTTCAG AAGTGAAGATGAGCATGGTGACAACAGTAGCAGAAATGGAATTCACAGATCAAAACAAATCATCTTTATTTGACAAAGGTGCACTCGGCCATTCTTGA